A genomic stretch from Vulpes lagopus strain Blue_001 chromosome 11, ASM1834538v1, whole genome shotgun sequence includes:
- the ASCL2 gene encoding achaete-scute homolog 2, with protein MDSGALPRPAPHAPGVSGCCAARRRPTSPELLRCSRRRRPGAPETGGGAAAVARRNERERNRVKLVNLGFQALRQHVPHGGASKKLSKVETLRSAVEYIRALQRLLAEHDAVRAALAEGLLAPAARTPAPCGPPGTPAAAAAASPSCASSSPGRGGSSEPGSPRSAYSSDDSGCEGALSPVERELLDFSSWLGGY; from the coding sequence ATGGACAGCGGCGCGctgccccggcccgcgccccacGCGCCTGGCGTCTCGGGCTGCTGCGCCGCACGGCGGAGACCCACGTCCCCAGAGCTGCTGCGCTGCAGCCGGCGGCGACGGCCGGGCGCGCCGGAGACTGGGGGTGGCGCGGCGGCTGTGGCGCGGCGCAACGAGCGCGAGCGCAACCGCGTGAAGCTGGTGAACTTGGGGTTCCAGGCGCTGCGGCAGCACGTGCCGCACGGCGGCGCCAGCAAGAAGCTGAGTAAGGTGGAGACGCTGCGCTCGGCGGTGGAGTACATCCGCGCGCTGCAACGCCTGCTGGCGGAGCACGATGCGGTGCGCGCCGCGCTGGCCGAGGGGCTCCTGGCGCCAGCCGCGCGCACCCCCGCGCCCTGCGGGCCTCCCGGGacacccgccgccgccgccgccgcctcgcctTCTTGTGCCTCGTCGTCCCCCGGCCGCGGGGGCAGCTCGGAGCCCGGCTCACCGCGCTCCGCCTACTCGTCGGACGACAGCGGCTGCGAGGGCGCGCTGAGCCCGGTGGAGCGCGAGTTGCTCGACTTCTCCAGCTGGTTAGGGGGCTACTGA